In the Azospirillum sp. TSA2s genome, ACATGACCCAGCTGTCGCTTGCCGTGCGGCAGGACAGTACAGGCCGCACCGGGCGGCGGGTCGCCAACATCGAATCGTAATCGAGAAGGATGGCAACCATGCATGGGATTTCGAAGATCGTCATGACCGCCACCGCGGCCGGGGCCCTGTTCGCGCTGAGTGCCTGCGGCAGCACGGAAACCTCGCGGACCGCGACCGGCGCCGGCACGGGTGCCGTGGCCGGCGCCGTCGTCGGCGGCCCGGTCGGCGCGGTTGTGGGTGGCGTCGGCGGTGCCGTGGCCGGCAACAGCATGGACGAAAGCCTGAGCAAGAAGACCGACCGCGCGACCGACCGCGCCACCCGCGAAGTCCGCGAGGAGGTGTCGGATGATTCGTCCTCCAAGCGCTCGTCCTCCCGCCACGGCATGGCCTCCACAACCAGCATGAGCCATGAGCAGGTGCGCGAGATCCAGCAGGCGCTGAACGACCGCAACGACGGCCGCGACATCACCGTCGACGGCGTCTGGGGTGCCAACACCCGCAGCGCCCTGATGAAGTTCCAGCGCGACAACGGTCTGCGCGCCACCGGCCGCGCCGACCAGCAGACGATGGCCGCGCTGAACCTGAGCGGCAACACCACGGGCACGTCCGGCAGCACCAGCGGGACCAGCAACACCAACAACATGGGCAACACCGGCACCCCGCGGGGCAACGCGATGCCCAGCGACACCCCGCAGAACCAGACCACCCCGCAGGGCTCGATGGGCCAGAACGGCACCAAATAACCCCGGCTTAACAGCCAACCGAATGCCGGTCCTCTACGCCGGTTCCGGGGCATCGCGACGGCACCTCAGGCCGTCGCGGCGTCCGGGAACCGGCGAAGTTCTTTTGGGGCGACCGCTCAGCCGCAGGCGGGGACGATCAGGGCGGGCATGCCCACCCACAGGATCGCGACCAGGGCGCTGCCCGATCCGGCGACGACGAACCAGCGGGCGAAGCGGCGCGGATCGACGGCGCCGACATGCCCGGCCGGCCCGGCGCCACGCAGCGCCTTCACCAGCAGGATCGCCACCCAGCCGATGGCGAGAAGAGTCGCAATGCCGACCAGCGCCATCGACAGCGGCAGGCCGAACAGCAGCCCCCCCTCCGGCTTTCGGGCGCAGACCATCCCGTTGATGCCGTAAACCACGCCGAAATGCGCCGCCCAGATCAGGAAGGGCGCCAGCATTCCGACGAAGGTGGCGGGAAAGCTGCGGCTCGCCATGGCGGTCCTCATATCGCAAGACGCGGGAACAGGTGCAGAAGCAGCAGGGCGGTTCCACCCTGCGCCGCGCTGTACCAGCCCATCAGCATGGTGTTGTCGAAGGTCACCCGCCGCTCCGAATGCAGCAGCCCGGCGGCGGAGCGCGCCAGCGTGTAACCCAGCATCAGCGTCATCACCGCGACGTGGAAGCCCTGCCACGCCACCAGCATATAGGCGATGGCTCCATAGGCGCTGTCCGCGCCGACGAGGCCGCTCTGC is a window encoding:
- a CDS encoding peptidoglycan-binding protein encodes the protein MHGISKIVMTATAAGALFALSACGSTETSRTATGAGTGAVAGAVVGGPVGAVVGGVGGAVAGNSMDESLSKKTDRATDRATREVREEVSDDSSSKRSSSRHGMASTTSMSHEQVREIQQALNDRNDGRDITVDGVWGANTRSALMKFQRDNGLRATGRADQQTMAALNLSGNTTGTSGSTSGTSNTNNMGNTGTPRGNAMPSDTPQNQTTPQGSMGQNGTK